The following coding sequences lie in one Zingiber officinale cultivar Zhangliang chromosome 2B, Zo_v1.1, whole genome shotgun sequence genomic window:
- the LOC122048705 gene encoding zinc finger protein ZAT6-like, whose translation MSIRGGSLGNYYVKLPIEDESKEEGEVAQESETIACHVCDRVFVSKKALHGHMRSHPARRGCGSVTPSMEEETAELLLLLSGSGDPRHRKYLCHGCHEEFETRHALEGHRASHQKRQECHTKDSGRRRDGRSDDEAAGQPAAAESSRRGRKNKRPLLDLNKPPSPSSSSPSGSNDGSGGRSESSSSGDAGGGGSMN comes from the coding sequence ATGAGCATCAGGGGCGGCAGCCTTGGCAACTACTACGTCAAACTACCAATCGAGGATGAGAGCAAGGAGGAAGGAGAGGTGGCGCAGGAATCGGAGACGATCGCCTGCCACGTGTGCGACAGGGTATTCGTGTCGAAGAAGGCGCTGCACGGGCACATGCGGTCGCACCCGGCACGGCGGGGGTGCGGTTCGGTGACGCCGTCGATGGAGGAGGAGACGGCGGAGTTGCTACTGCTGCTCTCCGGCTCCGGCGACCCCCGGCATCGGAAGTACCTATGCCACGGCTGCCACGAGGAGTTCGAGACTCGGCACGCGCTGGAGGGACACCGCGCCAGCCACCAGAAGCGGCAGGAATGCCACACCAAGGATTCTGGCCGGCGACGAGACGGACGCAGCGACGATGAGGCAGCGGGGCAACCAGCGGCAGCGGAGAGTTCAAGAAGGGGGAGGAAGAATAAAAGACCATTATTGGACTTGAATAAGCCACCGTCGCCTTCATCGTCATCGCCGTCAGGATCGAACGATGGCAGCGGAGGGAGGAGCGAGAGCTCGTCGTCCGGCGACGCCGGGGGAGGAGGAAGCATGAACTGA
- the LOC122047174 gene encoding HMG1/2-like protein: MKRGKSKTDAPKKADPKLAVRKGSERPAKKPKNAKAEKDPNKPKRPPSAFFVFMEEFRKTYKEKHPNNKSVAVIGKAGGDKWKTLSEEDKAPHVAKAAKLKMEYTKKLATYNKNLSGGGSRDAADVDEDESDKSKSEVHDDEDGEEGSEEAEDDE; the protein is encoded by the exons ATGAAACGGGGGAAATCGAAGACTGATGCGCCGAAGAAGGCTGACCCCAA GCTTGCTGTGAGAAAGGGTTCGGAGCGGCCGGCAAAGAAGCCGAAGAATGCTAAGGCCGAGAAGGATCCGAACAAACCTAAGCGACCTCCTAGCGCCTTCTTTGTGTTCAT GGAAGAGTTCAGGAAGACGTACAAGGAAAAACATCCTAACAACAAATCCGTCGCTGTG ATTGGCAAAGCTGGCGGTGATAAGTGGAAAACATTGTCCGAAGAA GATAAGGCTCCTCATGTGGCTAAAGCAGCTAAATTGAAGATGGAGTACACCAAGAAATTAGCTACCTACAATAAAAACCTG TCTGGCGGAGGAAGTCGCGATGCTGCCGATGTTGATGAAGATGAATCTGACAAATCCAAATCCGAGGTCCATGATGACGAGGACGGCGAGGAAGGAAGTGAAGAG GCTGAAGATGATGAGTAA
- the LOC122047172 gene encoding uncharacterized protein LOC122047172: protein MGLTENLSPTFLTTGDPCLDLADTVSNASTPRPPMGLTENLSPTFLSTGDPCLDFFFQIVPDTPAATVAELLSSAWEKEAPTALKLICHLRGVRGTGKSDREGFYSSALWLHRHHPKTLTSNLQPISEFGYLKDLPEILHRLVAGDDARAKAKASRIKHDFHCSVFLRRSRKLQVPKKEGTREERIAAETAKRKELSAQAAEIRHTKRAEMAVRAIERYGRDPDYRCLHDRVADVFAELLSVDLRHLSEGELTKISLAAKWCPTPDSSFDRSILLCETVARRLFPRDTHPDYTSLEEEHYAYRVRDRLRREALVPLRRALELPEVYMSAGQWSVLPYNHVASVAMKNYKKLFAKHDAGRFDEYIDNVKKGKAKIAAGALLPHEILKDAGDDVAELQWKRMIEDLSTRGSLRNCIAVCDVSGSMRGTPIEVCVALGLLISELSEDPWKGRVITFSESPELHLIKGDSLQEKTEFIYNMDWGTNTDFQKVFDKMLAVAVEGKLPPEAMVKRLFVFSDMEFDEASANPWETDYEAICRKFREAGYEETVPEIVFWNLRDSTSIPVPSLQKGVALVSGFSKNLVKLFLEGRDGVLNPRTVMETAIAGEEYQKLVVFD, encoded by the coding sequence ATGGGACTCACCGAGAACCTCTCCCCTACATTCCTCACCACTGGTGATCCCTGCCTCGACCTCGCGGACACAGTTTCGAACGCCTCCACGCCGCGTCCGCCCATGGGACTCACCGAGAACCTCTCCCCTACCTTCCTCTCCACTGGTGATCCCTGCCTCGACTTCTTCTTCCAGATTGTTCCGGACACCCCTGCCGCGACCGTCGCGGAGCTCCTCTCTTCAGCCTGGGAGAAGGAGGCCCCCACAGCCCTCAAGCTTATCTGCCACCTCCGCGGCGTCCGCGGGACCGGCAAGTCCGACCGTGAGGGCTTCTATTCTTCCGCATTGTGGCTTCACCGCCACCATCCGAAGACACTTACCTCTAACCTGCAGCCCATTTCTGAATTCGGATACCTGAAGGACTTACCGGAGATTCTTCACCGGCTGGTTGCTGGCGACGATGCTCGAGCGAAGGCCAAAGCCTCGCGGATAAAGCACGATTTCCATTGCAGTGTATTCCTTCGCCGGTCCAGGAAGCTACAGGTGCCAAAGAAGGAAGGAACGAGAGAAGAAAGGATCGCGGCAGAAACGGCAAAAAGGAAGGAATTATCGGCGCAGGCGGCGGAAATCCGACACACTAAGAGAGCCGAGATGGCGGTACGAGCGATCGAACGATATGGCCGTGATCCAGACTACCGCTGCCTCCACGACCGCGTTGCCGATGTCTTCGCCGAGCTCCTCTCCGTCGATCTCCGCCACCTGAGTGAAGGAGAGCTGACCAAGATCTCCCTCGCCGCCAAGTGGTGCCCTACCCCTGACTCTTCGTTCGACAGATCCATCCTCCTCTGCGAAACCGTTGCGCGCCGCCTCTTCCCCAGGGACACCCACCCAGACTACACCTCCCTCGAGGAGGAGCACTACGCCTATCGCGTCCGAGACCGCCTCCGGAGGGAGGCGCTCGTTCCTCTGCGCCGCGCACTCGAGCTACCGGAGGTATACATGAGTGCCGGCCAGTGGAGTGTTCTCCCCTACAACCACGTCGCTTCTGTTGCAATGAAGAACTACAAGAAGCTCTTTGCCAAGCATGATGCCGGGCGATTCGATGAGTACATCGACAATGTCAAGAAGGGTAAAGCCAAAATCGCCGCCGGCGCACTCCTCCCCCACGAGATCCTTAAAGACGCCGGCGACGACGTCGCGGAGCTGCAGTGGAAGAGGATGATCGAAGACCTCTCCACAAGAGGTAGCTTGCGGAATTGCATCGCTGTATGCGACGTTTCCGGTAGCATGAGGGGCACCCCGATCGAGGTCTGCGTCGCGCTCGGGCTCCTCATCTCCGAGCTCAGCGAAGATCCATGGAAAGGGCGGGTAATCACTTTCAGCGAGAGCCCGGAGCTGCATCTAATCAAGGGCGATTCACTGCAGGAGAAAACCGAGTTCATCTACAACATGGATTGGGGAACGAACACGGACTTCCAGAAGGTCTTCGACAAAATGCTCGCGGTTGCCGTCGAAGGAAAACTGCCGCCGGAGGCGATGGTAAAGCGACTGTTCGTGTTCAGCGACATGGAATTCGACGAGGCGTCCGCTAATCCCTGGGAGACGGACTACGAGGCGATTTGCCGGAAATTCCGTGAGGCGGGGTACGAGGAAACAGTGCCGGAGATAGTGTTCTGGAACCTGCGAGACTCGACGTCGATCCCGGTGCCTTCTCTGCAGAAGGGCGTGGCGCTGGTGAGCGGCTTCTCCAAGAATCTAGTCAAGCTGTTCTTAGAAGGAAGAGACGGGGTTCTCAACCCGAGGACAGTAATGGAGACGGCGATCGCCGGAGAGGAGTACCAAAAGCTCGTGGTCTTTGATTGA